A segment of the Aridibaculum aurantiacum genome:
TGCCACACGTACAGCTTTGGCACTGGGTGCTTCTGTAAAAGTTTTTGATAACAATGTGTACCGGTTAAAACGCCTGCAGAATAATCTAGGTGTAAGAGTATGGACAAGCGTAATTGAACCTAAGATCCTGGCCAAGCAATTAAAGAGTTGCGAAGTGGCTGTGGGTGCTATGAGCAGTGAGTTTGGTCGTACACCGGTGGTGGTAACCGAAGAGATGGTGACCAATATGCGTTCTGGCAGTGTGATAATAGATGTAAGTATTGACCGCGGTGGATGCTTTGAAACCAGTGAAATAACCAGTCACCAGCGGCCAACGTTTGTAAAGCACGATGTCATCCATTATTGTGTTCCGAATATTCCGAGCGGCTTTGCCCGTACTGCCAGCCAGGCTATCAGTAATGTGCTAATGCCACTACTGCTAGATGTAAGTGAAGAAGGTGGCTTTGAAGAAATGGTATGGCACAACTTCAATCTTCGCCATGGAATTTACATGTACAAAGGTCATCTAACTAATTTCTATTTAAGCCAGCGTTTCGACCTTAGATACACTGACCTGAATTTGCTGATCGCCAGCAGGAGGTAGTTGTGGGTAGGCGTGAGGAGAGAGGCGTGAGGAGAGAGACGTTAGATGTTAGATGTTGGATGTTAGCGTGAAGGCTAGCCTGATTCGTAGGAGAAGCTATTTGTAATCCATTATAGAAAGTGTCCTCTTGCAGAAAGCATATTCTACTTCATCATTACTGCTTACTATTACTGTTTTTCCTTTTGTATAATCTTCTACCAGTTTATGATACAGTGCTATGCCTGTAGCATCCAGGTTGGTGCATGGCTCATCGAGCAGCAATAAAGGAACATCGGAAAAGAAAGCCTGTGCTAGTTTTACCCTTTGCTTCATACCACTGCTATAGTAGCGGATCTGCTTATGTGCTGCTTGTTGCAAGCCTATAATCTGTAAAATTTCTTCAATGGAAATGCCGGGGATCAATTTCTTAAACTGGTGGTGAAACTGGAGAAATTCAGTAGCAGTCATTTCTTCAATAACCTCCAGGTAGGGAGCAGCAATAGATAAGTGTTGATGCACTTTTTCTTCATCCACCAGCTTTTCATCCACCTGCCATTCTACCTTGCCTTCATTAATGGCCATGTTGCCACTGATCACTTGCAGCAAAGTGCTTTTGCCACTACCATTAGCACCTGTAATGGCTACGGTATTACCAGGGAAAATCTCAGTGGAAAGTTGTTTGAAAATCCAATCGCGGTTGAAGCGTTTACCTGCATTGGTAAGCTTAATAGTCATCGAGCCCGGATTTTACAGAGCGTTTTATTATCCCGGCTTTTGAATTTTCTACAAAGCCAATGATATCTCTCTTCACCTCCGTATCAGCCAATGTTTCGTTGATTATCTCAATTGCTTTAGATGTAGTATGCCCTTGTACAAACAGGATATGATAGATGGCAGAGATCTCATCAATCACTTCTTTTGCATAGCCGCGGCGTGTAAGGCCTACATTGTTTATACCAACATAAGCCAGTGGATCGCGGGCAGCTCTTACATAAGGAGGAACATCTTTGCGAATGAGAATTTGACCTGCTATATAAACATGCGCACCTATGTGGATGAACTGGTGAACACCTGACAAACCACCCAGAATGGCATAGTCATCTATGGTTACATGCCCTGCCAGTTGAACAGCATTAGCAAGAATAACATGATTGCCAACAAAGCAGTCGTGCGCTATATGTACATAAGCCATCAGCAGGCAGTTGCTGCCCACCTTAGTCTTCCACCTGTCTTTTGTGCCCCTGTTTATGGTTACACATTCGCGTATCGTGGTG
Coding sequences within it:
- a CDS encoding ABC transporter ATP-binding protein — its product is MTIKLTNAGKRFNRDWIFKQLSTEIFPGNTVAITGANGSGKSTLLQVISGNMAINEGKVEWQVDEKLVDEEKVHQHLSIAAPYLEVIEEMTATEFLQFHHQFKKLIPGISIEEILQIIGLQQAAHKQIRYYSSGMKQRVKLAQAFFSDVPLLLLDEPCTNLDATGIALYHKLVEDYTKGKTVIVSSNDEVEYAFCKRTLSIMDYK
- the lpxA gene encoding acyl-ACP--UDP-N-acetylglucosamine O-acyltransferase, whose translation is MISPLAQIHPGARIAENVRVDAFSVIEDNVTIGEGTHVMPNVTIFSGTTIGKGCIIFPGAVLGAIPQDLKFVGEETTVEIGDNTTIRECVTINRGTKDRWKTKVGSNCLLMAYVHIAHDCFVGNHVILANAVQLAGHVTIDDYAILGGLSGVHQFIHIGAHVYIAGQILIRKDVPPYVRAARDPLAYVGINNVGLTRRGYAKEVIDEISAIYHILFVQGHTTSKAIEIINETLADTEVKRDIIGFVENSKAGIIKRSVKSGLDDY